TTCAACCGCAGCGCGGGTTGCGTGCAGTGCGTCTTCGACGCGCGCTTTCTTCTCTTTCATCTCGGTCTCGGTGGCAGCGCCAACCTTAACCACTGCAACACCGCCGACCAACTTGGCCAGACGCTCTTGCAGTTTTTCACGATCGTAATCGCTGGTGGTCTCTTCGATCTGAGCACGGATCTGCTTAACGCGGCCAGAGATGGCGGCCTCTTCACCGGCACCGTCGATAATGGTGGTGTTATCTTTGGTGATAACGATGCGCTTGGCGGTGCCGAGCATATCGAGAGTGGCGTTCTCAAGACTGAAACCGACCTCTTCAGAAATCAGGGTACCACCGGTCAGACAAGCGATATCTTCGAGCATCGCTTTGCGACGGTCGCCGAAGCCCGGAGCCTTAACTGCCGAGATATTCAGGGTGCCGCGCAGCTTGTTGACGACCAGAGTCGCCAGAGCTTCGCCATCGATATCTTCGGCGATGATCAGGAGTGGACGACCCTGCTTAGCAACCGGCTCAAGCACCGGGAGCAGATCTTTCATGGTGCTGATCTTCTTGTCATAAATCAGGATCAGCGCGTCTTCCATGACCGCTTCCATGCGCTCGGCATCGGTCACGAAGTAAGGGGAGAGATAACCACGATCGAACTGCATCCCTTCAACAGTCTCGAGGCTGGTATCCATCGACTTGGCTTCTTCAACCGTGATAACGCCTTCTTTACCGACTTTTTCCATCGCCTCGGCGATGATGTTGCCAATGGTCGAATCGCTGTTGGCCGAGATGGTTCCAACCTGGGCAATCTCGGTGTGATCCTTGATCGGCTTGGACAGCTTCACCATGGCCTCAACTGCGCAGGCAACGGCCTTGTCAATGCCGCGCTTGATCTCCATCGGATTGTGGCCAGCTGTGACCAGCTTGACACCTTCCTGATAAATCGATTGAGCCAACACGGTCGCGGTGGTGGTGCCGTCACCGGCAACGTCCGAAGTTTTCGAAGCAACTTCCTTAACCAGTTGGGCGCCCATGTTTTCAAACTTATCTTCCAGTTCGATCTCCTTGGCGACAGTGACGCCGTCCTTGGTGATCAATGGAGCACCGTATGATTTGTCGATCACAACGTTGCGCCCCTTAGGACCGAGGGTCACCTTGACGGCATCGGCCAGAGCGTTAACGCCGACCAGGATCTTGGCGCGGGCATCTACCGAAAAAAGAATATCTTTAGCCATAATATTTATTCCTCCCAAAAATAGTTTTTTAAGTGTGTCTGTTCTTTATTTCTCAACCACGCCGAGAATGTCATCCTCACGCATGATCAAATATTCTTCGCCATCGATTTTGACTTCGCTACCAGAATATTTGCCGAAGAGCACGCGATCGCCGACCTTGACGTCCATCGGGATCAGCTTGCCATCTTCATTCATTTTCCCCTTGCCAACAGCAATAACCTTACCTTCTTGCGGCTTTTCCTTGGAGACGGTGTCCGGGATGATGATGCCACCCTTGGTCTTCGTTTCCTCTTCAATGCGCTCAACAATGATCCGATCCTGCAAAGGTCTAAGCTTCATTTTGTTGCCCCTTTCCTTCTGCTATTTGATGATTTATGACCATGTTATGTGGCCGGTTCAAGACGCCGGAAGCCGAAGCTGGTTTTAAAACAGGCGACGGCCAAAAAAGTGTTAGCACTCACACAAAGACAGTGCTAACACCACAGGATAATAATCGGTTCAAAAGAATTGTCAAGGGGTTTATTAGCACTCAAGGCAAAAGAGTGCTAACCGATACAGGGGTTGCTTTGTCAGCTCCCGGTGAGAGCCTCTTGCAGTTTTTGTGACATGCTGTCTGAGATTTTCTTGGCAATTTGGCGACGGGCACTACCCAGAGTAACGCGATCTTTTTCGTAGAACACTTCAACAGGATAATCTAATTGCAAGGTGGCGTCAGCCTGACCGGACTGAAAGAGACGAATTCGGCTTTTGGCTCGAATCGAGGCC
Above is a genomic segment from Geopsychrobacter electrodiphilus DSM 16401 containing:
- the groL gene encoding chaperonin GroEL (60 kDa chaperone family; promotes refolding of misfolded polypeptides especially under stressful conditions; forms two stacked rings of heptamers to form a barrel-shaped 14mer; ends can be capped by GroES; misfolded proteins enter the barrel where they are refolded when GroES binds), coding for MAKDILFSVDARAKILVGVNALADAVKVTLGPKGRNVVIDKSYGAPLITKDGVTVAKEIELEDKFENMGAQLVKEVASKTSDVAGDGTTTATVLAQSIYQEGVKLVTAGHNPMEIKRGIDKAVACAVEAMVKLSKPIKDHTEIAQVGTISANSDSTIGNIIAEAMEKVGKEGVITVEEAKSMDTSLETVEGMQFDRGYLSPYFVTDAERMEAVMEDALILIYDKKISTMKDLLPVLEPVAKQGRPLLIIAEDIDGEALATLVVNKLRGTLNISAVKAPGFGDRRKAMLEDIACLTGGTLISEEVGFSLENATLDMLGTAKRIVITKDNTTIIDGAGEEAAISGRVKQIRAQIEETTSDYDREKLQERLAKLVGGVAVVKVGAATETEMKEKKARVEDALHATRAAVEEGIVPGGGVALIRCIDSVKKLKLDGEQQFGANLVLRALEQPLRQIAINAGLEGAIVVDKVAKGKGAYGFDAQNDVYCDMLEAGILDPTKVTRTALQNAASVAGLMLTTEAMIADKPSDAGAAGGGMPGGMGGMGGMGGMGGMM
- the groES gene encoding co-chaperone GroES yields the protein MKLRPLQDRIIVERIEEETKTKGGIIIPDTVSKEKPQEGKVIAVGKGKMNEDGKLIPMDVKVGDRVLFGKYSGSEVKIDGEEYLIMREDDILGVVEK